Proteins encoded together in one uncultured Desulfosarcina sp. window:
- the aguA gene encoding agmatine deiminase, producing MTATPVNTPRLDGYRMPAEFEAHRGCWMLWPKRGDTWRLGAKPAQAAFAEVARAIRQFEPVTVGVDRDQWENARAVLPDEIRVVEISSDDAWIRDTGPTFVVGPDHRLRGVDWQFNAWGGLNGGLYFPWSRDSLVAGKVLAIEGAGRYRAPLVMEGGSFHVDGQGTLITTKECLLNPNRNPGLDRLQIEACLKDYLNIEKVIWIDKGVYQDETDGHVDNLCCFTAPGEVLLTWTDDPGDPQYERSRKAFDLLSTATDARGRRLTVHRIHQPEPMAATPDECRGLDVSETAKPRRAGDRLAASYVNFYIANGGIVMPLFDDPRDRDAADLLARLFPGRNIVGVKSREILLGGGNIHCITQQVPSGGNRP from the coding sequence GTGACCGCGACACCTGTCAACACACCGCGCCTGGACGGCTATCGCATGCCCGCCGAGTTCGAAGCCCATCGGGGGTGCTGGATGCTCTGGCCTAAAAGGGGAGACACCTGGCGTCTGGGAGCCAAACCGGCCCAGGCCGCTTTTGCCGAAGTGGCCCGCGCCATCCGTCAGTTCGAACCGGTTACCGTCGGTGTCGATCGGGACCAGTGGGAAAATGCCCGGGCCGTGCTTCCCGACGAGATCCGGGTGGTGGAGATTTCCTCCGACGATGCCTGGATACGGGATACAGGCCCCACCTTCGTGGTCGGCCCCGATCATCGCCTCCGTGGCGTTGACTGGCAGTTCAACGCCTGGGGCGGGTTGAACGGCGGTCTGTATTTTCCATGGTCCCGGGACAGTCTGGTGGCCGGCAAGGTGCTCGCGATCGAGGGCGCCGGCCGCTACCGGGCGCCGCTGGTCATGGAGGGCGGCTCGTTTCACGTAGATGGGCAAGGGACCCTGATCACCACGAAAGAGTGTCTGCTCAACCCCAACCGCAATCCCGGTCTGGACCGGTTGCAGATCGAAGCCTGCCTCAAGGATTATCTCAACATCGAAAAAGTGATCTGGATCGACAAAGGGGTCTACCAGGACGAAACCGACGGCCATGTGGACAACCTGTGCTGTTTCACGGCGCCGGGAGAAGTACTGCTCACCTGGACCGACGATCCCGGCGATCCCCAATACGAACGATCCCGGAAGGCCTTCGATCTGCTGAGCACGGCCACGGATGCCAGGGGGCGTCGGCTGACCGTCCACAGGATACATCAACCCGAACCCATGGCGGCCACCCCCGACGAATGCCGGGGGCTGGACGTCAGCGAAACAGCCAAGCCCCGCAGGGCGGGAGATCGCCTGGCGGCATCCTATGTCAATTTTTACATTGCCAACGGCGGTATCGTCATGCCGCTGTTCGACGATCCCCGCGACAGGGACGCGGCGGATCTGCTGGCCCGGCTGTTTCCCGGTCGCAACATCGTCGGCGTAAAAAGCCGCGAAATTCTTCTGGGGGGCGGCAACATCCACTGCATCACCCAACAGGTCCCGTCGGGTGGGAATCGACCCTGA
- a CDS encoding aminobutyraldehyde dehydrogenase, giving the protein MDYKLWIDGKWTAGKGSAVLDVEDPATGEKIDEVVNACEADVNDAVAAAQRAFYDGRWSGKTPSERSAVLNKMADLIEARSEEFARIESEDTGKPYEYLCKGIDIPFGIDNLRFFAAATRDTSGSHAGEYAPGFTSIYRREPCGVTAGIAPWNYPFLMAMWKIGAPLAAGCTSVIKPASLTPRTTLLLGEIAKEAGLPDGVLNVISGNVGHLLTAHPDVRMVSLTGATETGKNIMRTAADTIKRVHLELGGKAPALVFEDADAELVAQKVIIGGYINTGQDCTAATRIIVHKSRLAEMTDAIVAAAEKVKVGMPFDKGTEMGPLISANQRETVMGFVERAKQGGAKILTGGKIPAAFEKGYFYEPTVITNVGQDAECVQEEIFGPVLVIQSFDDEAEALAMGNDVVYGLAASIFTDDVSRAMRLSAKLEFGTVWINDHTPLSSETPHGGFKQSGFGKDLSAEAVGDYLVTKHVMIAL; this is encoded by the coding sequence ATGGACTACAAACTCTGGATCGACGGAAAATGGACGGCAGGCAAAGGCAGTGCGGTGCTGGATGTGGAGGATCCGGCGACCGGGGAGAAGATCGACGAGGTCGTCAACGCCTGTGAAGCGGACGTCAACGATGCCGTCGCAGCGGCCCAAAGGGCCTTCTACGACGGCCGGTGGTCGGGGAAAACCCCCAGTGAGCGCAGTGCGGTGCTCAACAAGATGGCCGACCTCATCGAAGCGCGCAGCGAAGAATTCGCCCGCATCGAATCCGAAGACACCGGCAAACCCTACGAATACCTGTGCAAGGGCATCGACATTCCTTTCGGCATCGACAACCTTCGCTTTTTCGCCGCTGCGACCCGCGACACATCGGGCAGCCACGCCGGCGAGTACGCACCGGGATTCACATCCATCTACCGCCGCGAGCCGTGCGGGGTCACCGCCGGGATCGCTCCATGGAACTACCCCTTTCTGATGGCCATGTGGAAGATCGGCGCCCCGCTGGCCGCCGGCTGCACCTCGGTGATCAAGCCGGCCTCGCTGACTCCACGCACAACCCTGCTGCTGGGTGAAATTGCCAAGGAAGCCGGTCTTCCCGATGGTGTTCTCAACGTGATTTCGGGCAATGTCGGCCACCTCTTGACGGCCCATCCGGACGTACGCATGGTCAGCCTGACCGGTGCTACTGAAACCGGCAAGAACATTATGCGCACAGCGGCGGACACGATCAAACGCGTCCACCTGGAATTGGGCGGAAAGGCTCCGGCCCTGGTATTCGAGGATGCGGATGCCGAGCTGGTGGCTCAGAAAGTGATCATCGGCGGCTACATCAACACCGGGCAGGACTGTACGGCCGCTACGCGCATTATCGTTCACAAAAGCCGCCTGGCCGAGATGACCGATGCCATCGTCGCCGCCGCCGAAAAGGTCAAGGTGGGCATGCCCTTTGACAAGGGAACCGAGATGGGACCGCTGATTTCGGCCAACCAGCGGGAGACCGTGATGGGATTTGTCGAGCGGGCCAAACAGGGCGGCGCCAAAATCCTTACCGGCGGCAAGATTCCGGCGGCCTTTGAAAAGGGGTATTTCTACGAACCGACGGTCATCACCAACGTCGGCCAGGATGCCGAGTGCGTGCAGGAGGAAATCTTCGGACCGGTTCTGGTCATCCAGAGTTTCGACGACGAGGCCGAGGCTTTGGCCATGGGCAACGACGTGGTCTACGGCCTGGCCGCTTCCATATTCACCGATGATGTCAGCCGGGCCATGCGCCTGTCGGCCAAACTCGAATTCGGCACGGTCTGGATCAACGACCACACACCGCTCTCGTCGGAGACTCCCCACGGCGGATTCAAGCAGTCCGGTTTCGGCAAGGATCTCTCGGCCGAGGCCGTCGGCGACTACCTGGTGACCAAACACGTCATGATCGCCCTTTAA
- the aguB gene encoding N-carbamoylputrescine amidase: MRNIRVAATQMSCSANKEKNIAKAENLVREAAAQGAQIILLQELFESLYFCQVEKPEFFDLATSVEENSAINHFSAVARDLEVVLPISFFEKSNQACFNSVAVIDADGTVMGVYRKTHIPDGPGYEEKFYFNPGDTGFRVWPTRYARIGIGICWDQWFPETARCLVLQGAEILFYPTAIGSEPINPANDTRDHWRTCMQGHAGSNMVPVVASNRTGVETIDNSTITFYGSSFITDNKGALASRMGRTAEGTICAEFDLEHMANERRAWGLFRDRRPSHYRTLLTSDGIQS, encoded by the coding sequence ATGCGCAACATACGTGTCGCCGCAACGCAGATGAGCTGTTCGGCCAATAAGGAAAAAAATATCGCCAAAGCCGAAAATCTGGTCCGGGAAGCCGCCGCCCAGGGGGCTCAAATCATCCTGTTGCAGGAGTTGTTTGAATCGCTCTACTTCTGCCAGGTCGAGAAACCGGAATTTTTCGATCTCGCCACTTCTGTGGAGGAGAACAGCGCGATAAACCATTTCTCCGCCGTGGCGAGGGATCTGGAGGTCGTCTTACCGATCAGTTTTTTCGAAAAGAGTAATCAGGCCTGCTTCAATTCCGTCGCCGTCATCGATGCGGATGGCACCGTTATGGGCGTCTACCGCAAAACCCACATTCCGGACGGCCCCGGCTACGAGGAGAAGTTTTACTTCAATCCGGGCGACACCGGGTTCCGCGTATGGCCGACCCGCTACGCCCGTATCGGCATCGGCATCTGCTGGGATCAATGGTTTCCGGAAACGGCCCGCTGTCTTGTCCTCCAGGGCGCCGAAATCCTCTTCTACCCCACCGCCATCGGCTCCGAGCCCATCAACCCGGCCAACGACACCCGTGACCACTGGCGGACCTGCATGCAGGGACACGCCGGATCCAATATGGTTCCGGTGGTGGCCTCCAACCGAACGGGGGTCGAAACCATCGACAACTCCACAATCACATTTTACGGATCTTCGTTTATCACCGACAACAAGGGGGCCCTGGCAAGTCGGATGGGTCGCACCGCGGAAGGGACGATCTGCGCCGAATTCGACCTGGAACACATGGCCAACGAGCGCCGCGCCTGGGGCCTTTTCAGAGACCGACGGCCAAGCCATTACAGGACCCTTTTAACCAGCGACGGCATACAATCATGA
- a CDS encoding spermidine/putrescine ABC transporter substrate-binding protein: MRKIGLLMLVLALLGGAFASAEEVRIYTWSEYMDEEKMPADFEKKFGIKVRLDIYENNEEMVAKLQAGGASQYDIIVPSDYIMPVLINQKLIQPLDQTKLPNLKNLKPLFRETSYDPGNKYSVAYQWGTVGLMYRKDKVGEDAVKSWSVLFDEKKQPGAFWLIDSVREMMGISLVYQGYDFNSTDPKELKAAADLLVATKRSKNCMGFKPGVGGKNDVVAGTAVAAIVYNGDAIQSVTEAPDTLGFTIPAEGSEIWFDSMCIPAKAPNLDAAHKWINWILEPEVGAELSNYNQYATPNAAAEPFITPEDLKNPGIYPTEEIMKKLHFTKDLGKDNRIMDEAWTRAKSH; the protein is encoded by the coding sequence ATGCGTAAAATCGGTCTGCTTATGTTGGTGTTGGCCCTTCTGGGAGGCGCGTTCGCCAGCGCAGAGGAAGTGCGGATCTACACCTGGTCGGAGTATATGGACGAAGAGAAGATGCCCGCTGACTTCGAAAAGAAGTTCGGCATCAAGGTGCGGCTGGACATTTACGAGAACAACGAAGAGATGGTCGCCAAGCTGCAGGCCGGCGGGGCCAGCCAGTATGACATCATCGTGCCGTCCGACTATATTATGCCGGTTTTGATCAACCAGAAGCTGATCCAGCCCCTGGACCAAACCAAATTGCCCAATCTGAAGAATCTGAAGCCGCTTTTCCGGGAAACCAGTTATGACCCGGGCAACAAATACTCGGTCGCGTATCAGTGGGGTACGGTGGGGCTGATGTACCGCAAGGACAAGGTCGGCGAAGATGCGGTCAAAAGCTGGTCTGTTCTGTTTGACGAGAAGAAACAGCCCGGTGCGTTCTGGCTCATCGATTCCGTACGTGAAATGATGGGAATTTCTCTGGTGTACCAGGGCTACGACTTCAACAGCACCGACCCCAAGGAACTCAAGGCCGCTGCCGACCTGCTGGTGGCCACCAAGCGCTCCAAAAACTGTATGGGCTTCAAACCCGGCGTGGGGGGCAAGAACGACGTGGTAGCCGGTACTGCCGTGGCGGCCATCGTTTACAACGGCGATGCCATCCAGTCGGTGACCGAGGCGCCGGACACGCTTGGATTCACCATCCCCGCCGAGGGCAGCGAGATCTGGTTCGACTCCATGTGCATTCCGGCAAAGGCGCCCAATCTGGATGCCGCCCACAAATGGATCAACTGGATTCTGGAACCGGAAGTGGGCGCCGAGCTTTCCAACTACAACCAGTATGCGACGCCCAACGCGGCCGCCGAGCCGTTCATCACCCCCGAAGACCTGAAAAACCCGGGCATCTATCCCACGGAAGAAATCATGAAAAAACTGCATTTCACCAAGGATCTGGGAAAAGACAACCGCATCATGGACGAGGCCTGGACGCGGGCAAAATCGCACTGA
- a CDS encoding ABC transporter permease translates to MRRNHPVIIALSYFTMVFLYLPLAGVAIFSVNEARRGLVWKGFTLKWYLKLFENDWILEAAWNTLLLAVVSTIIATVLGTILAIGMDRFPWHRRTSNFLDVILHIPVVIPDIILAASLVVAFGLLRLLSSFFEPGLLNMIIGHITFQIAFVALVVRSRLVAIGREVEEAARDLFATNWYLLKRVMLPLLMPGIIAGAMLAFTLSLDDFVISFFTAGPESQTLPLFIFAAVRRGVTPQIHALSTLIMLVTVVLVVATERFTRKHEKNDG, encoded by the coding sequence ATGAGGCGCAACCACCCGGTCATCATCGCCCTTTCCTATTTTACCATGGTTTTTCTCTATCTGCCGCTGGCGGGCGTGGCGATTTTTTCGGTTAATGAGGCCCGCCGGGGGCTGGTGTGGAAAGGGTTCACGTTGAAGTGGTACCTGAAGCTGTTCGAGAACGACTGGATCCTGGAAGCCGCCTGGAACACCCTGCTGCTGGCAGTCGTTTCCACCATCATCGCCACCGTCCTCGGCACGATCCTGGCCATCGGCATGGATCGCTTCCCCTGGCACCGGCGAACCAGCAACTTTCTGGACGTCATCCTGCACATTCCCGTGGTCATCCCGGACATCATCCTGGCGGCCTCCCTGGTGGTGGCGTTCGGTCTGCTGCGTCTGCTTTCGTCCTTTTTCGAGCCGGGTCTGCTCAACATGATCATCGGCCATATTACCTTTCAGATCGCTTTCGTTGCCCTGGTGGTAAGAAGCCGCCTGGTGGCCATCGGCCGGGAGGTGGAGGAGGCGGCCCGGGACCTGTTCGCCACCAACTGGTACCTGTTGAAACGGGTGATGCTGCCGCTGTTGATGCCCGGCATTATTGCCGGAGCCATGCTGGCCTTCACCCTCTCGCTGGATGACTTCGTGATCAGCTTCTTTACAGCCGGACCCGAGTCCCAAACGCTGCCATTGTTTATCTTTGCGGCGGTCCGCAGGGGAGTGACGCCCCAGATCCACGCCTTGTCCACCTTGATCATGCTGGTCACGGTGGTGCTGGTTGTGGCGACGGAGCGGTTTACCAGGAAGCATGAGAAAAATGACGGTTGA
- a CDS encoding ABC transporter permease: MKRSESIITWYGELTTRHQLLKRGGGLLLPGMLWLMLFLVIPGLVLVVVSFLTRGAYGQLEWTFTIENYKRLTGFTLFGWTPDYLMILWRSVVVAFVTTLVSVVLSYPLCFFIAARPERSRYMWLTLVIIPFWTNMVIRAYAWFLILSPEMPFAKLAALLGFIPHGAPLYPNAFAVYLGMVSMFLPFVTLPLYASVERLDWSLVEAAQDLYASRVRVFTQAIMPQTMPGLSVGIILTFVPAMGMFVVPDLLGGAKYMLVGNLIQQQFGTSRDWPFGAAISMGLMVLTMVGLQIYRRKGREIEVL; this comes from the coding sequence ATGAAACGGTCTGAATCGATCATCACCTGGTACGGCGAGCTGACCACCCGGCATCAACTGCTCAAACGGGGAGGCGGGCTGCTGCTTCCCGGTATGCTCTGGCTGATGCTTTTTCTGGTGATCCCGGGGCTGGTGCTGGTGGTAGTGAGTTTTCTCACCCGAGGCGCCTACGGCCAGTTGGAGTGGACCTTCACCATAGAGAATTACAAGCGACTGACCGGATTTACCCTTTTCGGATGGACGCCCGACTATCTGATGATTCTATGGCGCTCGGTGGTCGTGGCGTTCGTTACCACGCTGGTTTCGGTAGTCCTTTCTTATCCGCTGTGCTTCTTCATTGCGGCGCGACCCGAGCGCAGCCGCTACATGTGGCTGACCCTGGTGATCATTCCCTTCTGGACCAATATGGTTATTCGGGCCTACGCCTGGTTCCTGATCTTGTCTCCGGAGATGCCTTTTGCCAAGCTGGCGGCACTCCTGGGTTTCATCCCCCACGGCGCGCCGTTGTACCCCAATGCCTTTGCCGTCTATCTGGGGATGGTATCGATGTTCCTGCCCTTCGTCACCCTGCCGCTGTATGCCAGCGTCGAGCGGCTGGACTGGTCCCTGGTGGAAGCGGCCCAGGACCTGTATGCCTCCAGGGTGCGGGTGTTCACTCAGGCCATCATGCCCCAGACCATGCCGGGCCTTTCGGTGGGAATCATCCTGACCTTCGTACCGGCCATGGGCATGTTCGTGGTCCCTGATCTACTGGGCGGGGCTAAATACATGCTGGTGGGCAATCTCATTCAGCAGCAGTTCGGCACCAGCCGCGACTGGCCATTCGGGGCGGCCATCAGCATGGGCCTGATGGTGCTCACCATGGTCGGACTACAGATATACCGACGCAAAGGCAGGGAGATCGAAGTGTTATGA
- a CDS encoding ABC transporter ATP-binding protein, whose product MNQNENAMIEEGLAVKHICKHYGDVKALNDVTLNVAPGEFFTLLGPSGCGKTTLLRIIAGLELADSGQVFSGGKEITRLPAIKRQVNTVFQSYALFPHLTIYENVAFGLRSRKFPEAEIKKRVERRLEMLDLSAMAQRHPHQLSGGQKQRVALARALVNEPDVLLLDEPMSALDARLRAQVQEDLRRLQRKLGRTFILVTHDQAEALVCSDRLAVMRDGRVIQTGTPEAVYDYPKTSFVAKFLGAANLIPSTRVPGGVQTAFGFLALDKEPAWQEGTVAIRPEWIRVSEQPPERNGLRVKVTEIVYRGTNFDLWVEPGQLRVRTSSYRRIEPGREIWLELAPEELQVLEDETV is encoded by the coding sequence ATGAACCAGAACGAAAACGCCATGATAGAAGAAGGCCTCGCAGTCAAGCACATCTGCAAACATTATGGTGATGTCAAAGCCCTGAACGACGTAACCCTTAACGTCGCCCCGGGAGAGTTCTTCACCCTGCTGGGGCCTTCGGGATGCGGCAAGACGACCCTGCTGCGCATCATCGCCGGGCTGGAACTGGCGGACTCGGGCCAGGTGTTTTCCGGCGGCAAGGAGATCACCCGTCTTCCGGCCATCAAGCGTCAGGTCAACACGGTCTTTCAAAGCTACGCCCTTTTTCCACACCTGACCATTTATGAAAATGTGGCTTTCGGGCTGCGTTCGCGCAAGTTTCCCGAAGCAGAGATCAAGAAGCGGGTGGAGCGCCGGTTGGAGATGCTGGATCTTTCCGCCATGGCCCAGCGCCATCCCCATCAGCTCTCCGGCGGCCAGAAGCAGCGCGTGGCGTTGGCCCGGGCCCTGGTGAACGAGCCGGACGTATTGCTGCTGGATGAGCCCATGAGCGCCCTGGATGCCCGCCTGCGGGCCCAGGTCCAGGAAGATCTGCGGCGGCTGCAGCGCAAACTGGGGCGGACCTTCATTCTGGTGACCCACGACCAGGCCGAGGCCCTGGTCTGCAGTGACCGGCTGGCCGTGATGCGCGACGGCCGGGTCATCCAGACCGGCACCCCCGAAGCGGTCTACGATTACCCCAAAACCAGTTTCGTGGCCAAGTTCCTGGGCGCCGCCAACCTGATTCCCAGTACCCGGGTGCCGGGCGGCGTGCAGACGGCCTTCGGCTTCCTGGCCCTGGACAAGGAACCTGCCTGGCAGGAGGGAACCGTGGCCATTCGCCCCGAGTGGATCCGCGTTAGCGAACAACCGCCTGAACGCAACGGCCTGCGTGTGAAAGTGACTGAAATCGTATACCGGGGCACCAACTTTGATTTGTGGGTGGAGCCGGGGCAACTGCGCGTGCGCACCAGCTCCTACCGGCGTATCGAGCCCGGCCGGGAGATCTGGCTGGAACTGGCTCCCGAAGAACTGCAGGTGCTCGAAGATGAAACGGTCTGA
- a CDS encoding saccharopine dehydrogenase NADP-binding domain-containing protein, giving the protein MKRIIVVGVGAQGSTIAKRMNNHPEVSEIICADYDRKAAEALSADLKKATALQLDASNIDNLIGAAKGCDLIVNGLPLDYNLLVMEAALAVNASYIDMAGPMEDIGFVESYKLLFGEWHEKFKAKGLTALVGAGSSPGLANVMAREAVEKMDRCDTINIYVYENVLTKRFTPFWWSPEVAFWDMAYKTFRFEHGRHVTDKPFSRPIQMRLRGINRPVRMVDHEHDEPVTMGLLADKALKGVKNVAFKYGGFGVKLSELLFSMGLLSDEPVDVNGAKVVPMDLILKLCPPAPKYPDELRSIINDGVVAEEGAFLVRVEGYKDDNPIRIDSYAVGPGLVEAFETSGLSHEAYLTGQCASVFVKMMVDDVFTEKGVFVPEQLEEDAREYCFRNLAKLGVTIDETLQQKTVYCLPDEETIDGDPGSVFEESDELTQETSLA; this is encoded by the coding sequence ATGAAACGGATCATCGTGGTTGGAGTAGGCGCTCAAGGGAGTACGATCGCTAAACGAATGAACAATCATCCCGAAGTGTCTGAGATCATCTGTGCGGATTACGACCGCAAAGCCGCCGAAGCGTTGAGTGCAGACCTTAAAAAAGCCACCGCTTTGCAGCTGGACGCCAGCAACATCGACAACCTCATCGGGGCTGCCAAGGGATGCGACCTGATCGTCAACGGCCTGCCGCTGGACTACAATCTGCTGGTGATGGAAGCCGCATTGGCGGTCAACGCCTCTTACATCGACATGGCCGGTCCCATGGAGGATATCGGCTTTGTGGAGAGCTATAAACTGTTGTTCGGCGAGTGGCACGAAAAATTCAAGGCCAAGGGGTTGACCGCCCTGGTCGGAGCCGGTTCGTCACCGGGTCTGGCCAATGTCATGGCTCGGGAAGCCGTAGAGAAGATGGACCGCTGCGATACCATCAATATTTACGTCTATGAAAACGTGCTCACCAAGCGCTTCACCCCCTTCTGGTGGTCGCCGGAAGTGGCTTTCTGGGACATGGCCTACAAAACCTTCCGGTTTGAGCACGGCCGGCACGTAACCGACAAACCTTTCAGCCGTCCCATCCAGATGCGGCTGCGGGGTATCAATCGTCCTGTGCGCATGGTGGACCATGAGCATGACGAACCGGTCACCATGGGCCTGCTGGCCGACAAAGCGCTCAAAGGGGTCAAAAACGTGGCATTCAAATACGGCGGCTTCGGGGTGAAACTTTCCGAACTGCTGTTCAGCATGGGACTGCTCTCCGACGAGCCGGTTGACGTCAACGGGGCCAAAGTGGTTCCGATGGACCTGATCCTGAAGCTGTGCCCGCCGGCCCCCAAATATCCGGATGAACTCCGATCCATCATCAACGACGGCGTCGTGGCCGAAGAAGGGGCCTTCCTTGTGCGGGTGGAAGGGTACAAAGACGACAATCCTATCCGCATCGACAGTTATGCAGTCGGTCCTGGACTGGTGGAAGCTTTCGAGACCTCGGGCCTGAGCCATGAGGCCTACCTGACCGGCCAGTGCGCTTCGGTGTTCGTAAAGATGATGGTCGATGACGTTTTCACCGAGAAGGGCGTCTTCGTCCCCGAGCAGCTTGAAGAAGATGCACGCGAATACTGTTTCCGAAACCTGGCCAAGCTGGGGGTAACCATCGACGAGACCCTGCAGCAGAAAACGGTTTACTGCCTGCCGGACGAAGAAACGATCGACGGCGATCCGGGAAGCGTCTTTGAAGAGTCGGACGAACTGACCCAGGAAACGTCACTTGCATAG
- a CDS encoding Lrp/AsnC family transcriptional regulator — protein sequence MKTTESEIRKLDHVDRQLIGLLQKDGRMPTVMLAKTLGISETTARSRLKRLIREEIISVVAVSNPIRLGFEIIGNIKLGIDLKKKDTILQSLKQIEALNYVALTTGGNDIDIEFIAGSLAEFKTLIFEKISQIDGVTSVETSLIVEIIKDKWDYGTAWDE from the coding sequence ATGAAGACAACCGAATCCGAAATACGCAAACTCGACCATGTCGATCGGCAATTGATCGGCCTGCTTCAAAAAGATGGACGCATGCCCACTGTCATGCTCGCCAAAACCCTCGGCATTTCCGAGACCACCGCCCGAAGCCGACTGAAACGCCTGATCCGTGAAGAAATTATCTCGGTCGTGGCCGTCAGCAACCCAATCCGGTTGGGGTTTGAAATCATCGGCAACATCAAGCTGGGCATCGACCTGAAGAAAAAGGACACCATTCTCCAGTCCCTCAAACAGATTGAAGCCCTCAACTATGTAGCCCTGACCACCGGAGGCAACGACATCGACATCGAATTCATCGCCGGATCCTTGGCGGAATTCAAAACCCTGATCTTCGAGAAGATCAGTCAGATCGACGGCGTCACATCGGTCGAGACGTCACTGATCGTGGAAATCATCAAAGACAAATGGGATTATGGAACCGCCTGGGATGAATAG
- a CDS encoding MFS transporter: protein MVKVVGSFSALFTAVLVFLTGNGLLNTLLSTRLAMEGYPMAVTGIVLSCYFAGLLAGSTVCYRPIQRVGHIRAFTIFAAGTTATTLLHGLWATPVAWGVLRFLCGITTFGMYMVIESWLNECTESRYRGRIFSIYIALSYLGIGIGQQLLNVGDVGSNDLFIVAGVIFALCLVPVSATEGIHPRLPERKKVSFSRVFRATPIGMLGSMSAGLTNSAFFAMMPAVCTSIGMSHSQLAWIMSAAVFSGLTAQWAVGAVSDRFDRTLVLVVIAAAIAIVSGWIFVGQVTTYRLLVLKMGLLGALVFAVYPVSVARAHDVFEGKDTVAVSGSLLFAYSVGACASPLLASGLMTLLKSPLGLFAFWFLVNASLALVTLYLLKREKVEVVAVEDQVSFVPMKRSSPVVMAMDPRNEPQSEA from the coding sequence ATGGTCAAAGTAGTCGGTTCTTTTAGTGCCCTGTTTACCGCCGTTCTGGTTTTTCTGACCGGCAACGGCCTGCTCAATACCCTGCTGAGTACCCGCCTGGCCATGGAGGGATATCCGATGGCCGTCACGGGCATTGTCCTCTCCTGCTATTTTGCCGGCCTTTTGGCCGGTTCCACGGTATGCTATCGGCCGATCCAGAGGGTCGGCCATATCCGGGCCTTTACCATCTTTGCCGCCGGAACGACGGCCACAACCCTGCTTCACGGTCTGTGGGCGACTCCCGTGGCCTGGGGCGTCCTGCGTTTTTTGTGCGGCATAACCACCTTCGGCATGTACATGGTGATTGAAAGCTGGCTGAACGAATGTACGGAATCCAGGTACCGCGGGCGGATTTTTTCGATTTACATCGCCTTGAGCTACCTGGGCATCGGCATCGGCCAACAGCTGCTCAACGTGGGAGATGTGGGGAGCAACGACCTTTTCATCGTTGCCGGCGTGATCTTTGCGCTGTGTCTGGTTCCGGTATCCGCCACCGAGGGCATCCATCCCCGGCTGCCCGAGAGAAAGAAAGTCTCTTTCAGCCGCGTTTTCAGAGCCACGCCCATCGGTATGCTGGGGAGCATGTCCGCCGGTCTGACCAACAGCGCCTTTTTCGCCATGATGCCGGCCGTGTGCACCAGCATCGGGATGAGTCATTCCCAACTGGCCTGGATCATGTCCGCAGCCGTCTTCTCGGGCCTGACGGCCCAGTGGGCCGTGGGGGCCGTTTCCGACCGCTTTGACCGCACCCTCGTCCTGGTCGTCATCGCCGCGGCCATTGCCATCGTCAGCGGATGGATCTTTGTCGGCCAGGTGACGACCTATCGGCTCCTGGTCTTAAAAATGGGCTTGCTGGGCGCCCTGGTGTTCGCCGTTTATCCCGTATCGGTGGCCCGGGCCCACGATGTGTTCGAAGGCAAGGACACCGTGGCGGTCAGCGGCAGCCTCCTGTTCGCTTACAGTGTCGGCGCCTGTGCCAGCCCCCTTCTGGCCTCCGGCCTGATGACCCTGCTGAAAAGCCCCCTCGGTCTTTTTGCCTTCTGGTTTCTGGTCAATGCCAGTCTGGCCCTGGTCACGCTTTATCTGCTCAAGCGGGAAAAGGTCGAGGTGGTCGCGGTAGAAGACCAGGTCTCCTTTGTCCCCATGAAACGTTCATCGCCGGTGGTCATGGCGATGGACCCGCGCAACGAGCCGCAAAGCGAGGCTTAA